The nucleotide window GTTCTTCCCAATCCCAAAAGCAGACATGAGTTCATACTCTTTGTAGTTCTCATTGGTAATGTCATTTGGAAAATGTGacttactttattattattttaaaacatttaccctgccagtgaaaatgcaaacacagctcATTGTTGTTTTCCCCATAGTGCAGAGGATGGGAGGGCTCAACTGAGAAAGGGgattacagcagccctgcaatgGATGTAGACTACTGTTAATAGTGCCGGCTAGAAGTGGGactgaggctgaaagagagtAGCTGATATCCTGCAGTCTAGTCCACTGTACAGGTGTAGATTCATTTGTTTAGGGAAATCTAATTGGGGCAGGGAACAGCTCTGAAAGGgattgcagcagcagcactgcgGGAAAGGCAGCAATTAACCTTTTCCCTGAAGaccatttttgtgaaaaaaatcGTACACAATCCAATACTTTTTCCTTCTTGGAGgcaccccaccccaaaatattCTCACCCCTCCTGGAGACTGCATTTTATTTACCCCCCCCCAGCCATGATTAATTTGAGCAACAGGCTTGTTAAATAGTGCTTTCAAATGCTGTAGTGGAAGATCTCTGTTCCTCACCTTTTTTGTCTGTTGCTTTCTCTTGATGGCTAGTTTGGATTTCCAATAAAAATTCATTTTGTTAAATTGTTCCCAGTTCAAATTCAATacacaattttgttttaaaaaatatttatatactactattcataaaaaaccccaaagctgcaaaatatataaatacatgataAACCATATAGAAATTTAAAATCAAAAGTCATGAATTTGCAGGCTGCCAGCCTTGTGGGTCACTTTAAGATGGCCAGTGTATGTgtcagtctgtgtgtgtgtcagtcaACCATCGGATCTATGGGGAAGTGTGTTTAATTTTAAGATCACAAATGCCACCAACCAAGGCCTTGAGGGTACTATATAACTACAATCTCTCTACTTCTTTGGTGGTTTTTTGGCCTTGAGATGGGTCTGTTAGAAGGGTTTCCTGCACGCTCTTCTGGGTGTGTAGAGGCAGTGATCCTAAATCACCCCTTTGGAATTAGACAGGTACCAGTTCCATGGAATAAGGCTGACAGTTCTCTCCCCTCACCACAGAGACTTAGTTAGGATATCCTATTTCTGAATGGAAGTACAGTTGTTTTCAATAAAAGTTGGAAGGGGGGGCATGTATGAGAAGAGTATTCATAGAGATAGAAAAGGATTATACGCCATCACAATTTTTGAGAACACTTATAGTCATGAACAAGTTTTTCTCTTGTTCCTATGCAAAGCCATCTAAAGCTTTCACTAGAGAAAAGTAAAGACATAGTAGAATGATGCCACTCTTGCGGCCATCAAGACTCCATGGCCAGTCCAGAGCCCTCAACCTCAACCTCTTGTTCCCATATGATCTTAGTAACTTtgtcattatgtgccttcaagtcgattacgacttatggcgaccctatgaatcagtgacctccaagagcttctgtccatgaaccaccctgttcagatcttgtaagttcaggtctgtggcttcctttatgaaatcaatccatctcttgtttggccttcctctttttctactcctgtttttcccagcattattgtcttttctagggaatcatgtcttctcatgatgtgtccaaagtatgataacctcagtttcgtcattttagcttctagtgatagttctggtttaatttgttctaacacccaattatttgtcttttttgcagtccatggtatgtgcaactTGTCACTTGGTCAGTAACTAAGCCTAAGCACATGTAATTTAAACAATTGCACATTCCTGCCCTATGATTCCTAGGCCTCTTTCCTCCTGACATGTTCTCTCCTGCATTGCATTTTTGTTTATAAGTTCCTCTAGAGAGGGATCCATCCTCTTCTGTTCTGTTAAGCACACAGAATCATGCACGCTGAGCATTACCAAGCAGATTGTTTCACCTATCAGTCGCTTTGCTTATCAGAATACATTCTAGCTCTGATTTGAATGGATTGTgccttttgcatttcatttccttttgcCCTCTCTGTCTACAATCCCCCCTGCCCCATCTGTGTGTGTATGAGTCACACACACAGTgcttttttagggttttttttaaaaaaaaatgaggtgccagtatttatttattttttattatttcaatttatataccgcccttagcagaatagctctcagggcggtgaacaaacaagataaaatacaatatatcataataaaaatcataaaaacatatacaaacaaacaacaaaaaacactacaaaaacacaatacgacaaaaattaaaaatacggattaaaagattaaaatggttaagaaaattaaaatgcctgggagcataaaaaggtctttacctggcgccgaaaagataaaagtgtaggcgccaggcgtacctctttggggaggctgttccacaactcaggggccaccacagaaaaggccctagatctagtaaccaccctccgggcttcccgatgggttggtacctggaggagggccttagattctgaacgaagtgaatgggtaggttcgtatcgagagaggcgttccacaaggtattgaggtcccacgccgtgtaaggctttataggtaagaaccagcaccttgaatctcgcccggaagcaaataggaagccagtgcaggcgcgccaagacaggtgttatatgcgaagaccgactggtcctcgtcagtagtctggcagctgtgttctgcaccagctgaagcttccgaattgtcttcaggggcagccctacgtagagtgcattacagtaatccaatcttgaagttactagagcgtgaacaacggaggcgaggtcgtccctgtccagataggggcgtagttgggctaccagacgaagatggtaaaacgcattccgtgccaccgaggccacttgggcctcgagagacagggaagagtcgagaagaacccccaaactacgtacctgttccttcagggggagtgtaaccccatccagaacagggttaacatccaccatctgagcagggaaggcattcaccaacaatgtctcggtcttgtctggattgagtctcagtttattagctctcatccagtccattatcgcggtcaggcaacggttcagcacatcaacagactcacctgaagaagatgaaaaggagaaatagagctgcgtgtcatcagcatactgatggcaacgcactccaaaactcctgatgactgcacccagcggctgcatgtagatgttgaaaagcatgggggacaaaactgacccctgagggactccgcaatggagagtccatggtgtcgagtgatgttccccaagcactaccttctggtgacgatccgcgaagtaggagcggaaccactgccaagcagtgcccccgacacccaactccgcgagtctcctcagaaggataccatggtcgatggtatcaaacgccgctgagagatcaaggagaatcaacagagtcacactccccctgtccctctcccgacacaggtcatcatacagggcgaccaaggctgtttcggtgccaaaaccgggcctgaaaccggattgaaacggatctagataatcagtttcatccaagagtgcctggagttggctggcaaccacccgctccaaaaccttgcccagaaaagggacattcgccaccggtctatagttgtttaaattatcttatATCTTGATAAAAATACTGTAGGTACAAGCACAAAATTTCTGCCATGGACAGGAAAAAAACTTCATACCAGTAAGTACCATCAGAAAAAAGCACCTTTTGAGAGTTACACCTTTTGCATCTGATGGATGTGGATTCTAGCTCAGGGtggacagacttcaggcttgtgggatctactttgttttttttctagaaaaaaaaggggggatgaaaaTATTCTGCAGTAGCttatgccatgaagctcactgtgtgaccttgggccagtcactgcctctcagcctcagaggaaggcaatggtaaaccacctctgaataccacttaccatgaaaaccctaagtcaggattaacttgaaggcagtccagcttttgccataataaattagttagtctttaaggtgacaCAATACTTTATGTACATTGAAGGTGCTCCTAATATAACAGTAGTTTTTTACTGGAATTCCAGGCTTAGGTGTATCACTTAGCTTCCAAATTGTACTATAATATAAAAGGCATAAGATCTGAGTTAAAAAGAACAGGAACGGCTGTCTTTGCTGTTACCTCTTTTGGGAGTGGGGTGGAGAAGTCATCTCCACTAAACTCCTGGTTTTCTCCATGGTTTCCTATGGAAATACCTAGCCTGTAGGTTAAGGAGGTAAAAAAAAAGTGTCAAAACTAACCTGAAAATCAACCCTCCAATGAAATTGTAAACTGAGACCAACTCTAGGGACATGCGTCCTCTTGTCCAAGGATGGCGCCTGTCCACGGTTACCGGAAGTTCACCCTATTAATGCCTCTCTAGTCCTTTCCTATCTCTGTGCGGATATTATACGGGGCTGGTGTGTTATTACTTCCGGGAGGAGCTAAGATGGCGAGCCGCGCGCTGCTGGTGGCGCGAGGAGGACTCTGCGGTGGTGTTATCGGTTGGTTGGGTTAAACGGCCAGTATTGGGGAAGGTGGCGTGTTATTGTTATGGCgtgtggcaggcaggcagacagacagacagagaagcGAAAGGCTTCCCTCctccttcacagcctctcccctaggacctgggaggcaaGATGCCGTGACCTTTTGTGCTTCGGTTCTGCCATTCATGCTATTCGGTCCATTACGACCCCCCGCCTTAGCATTGTTCTAGGGGTCTGATGTGGCCACGCTACATCACGGTAGACCTCgtcggggggaggaggggaagcacGGGGGGAGAAGGAGACGCCCCTCATTTCCCCCTGGAGATATGGGTCTGTGTGAGGCCGGCCAGTCGCTGCACCCCGCCAATCCAGCATTCTTCCTGCCGCTCCTCGTCCTGCCCTGCGGCGAAGGGATGCAGTTTGTGCTGATCTTGGCGCGGTGGGGGTCTCCCTCCGTACATCCATTACGGGCTTTGACTATAAGCACGTGAGACGGTCCCAAGTATTAGGTAGATTACGGTAGCATCGGCGGGACGAAAGCTGCTGACGCGTTTCACTCCACTTTTGGGTCCAGTAGAgacccagtatggtgtagtggttaaggtgttggactacgacctgggagaccagggttcgaatcctcacgtagccatgaagctcactgggtaaccttgggccagccgctgcctctcagcctcatgaaaaccctattcatagggtcgccataagtcggaattgacttgaaggcagtacatttacattttcggTCCGGTAACAAAGAGATCTCTTTTTCACCCCAGGGAGGAGGGAAATGGAAAGGCTTTAGAAGTTGTGCATGCGTCCCTGTGAGACAATAATTCCCCTAGGGGTCTACAAATTATGATTGAGTTTAGTCTAGCCTTAGTTTCTACTAGATTCCTCTGGAGTTCTCTCCCACCATGACAGTGCAAAATACTGTATGAATTCATTAACACAGATATTGTCAGatgaagttttgtaaggttttatgtAGGCCATTTTTATGTTTTACGTTCAACCTGAGATTTATTTCACAGCTTTTGACAAGATTTCTTTCAGCTTAAGACTGTTGTCCATTCCCCCCGTATGTTTTATATAAGTTCAAATAGTAATAATCACAAGCAATAGTAAGAGCAGAGAGGGTCTGTTGCTGTAATTATTCTGTGGTTTTGTGGAAGCCTGACTTTGCTACAAATTCACCTGCATTTAGTGTTAGGTAACTGAAGCTATTAAAATTTGTAtttcaggctgtgtacacaccagacCTTTGAAGCACATTCCACCCCCTGCCCCCGAATTCTGGGAACAATCATttgcccctcacagacctacaattcacagcacccttaacagttcccaggattctttttttttttttttttggcggggaggggggagagaatatGCTTAAAGTATCTGGTGTATACACAGCCACAGCCACTATCCCAGTATTGATTCCTGGCTCCAGTTGAAGTTCTCCAAGGTATCAGATGTCCCATGTTGTCATAAAAGAGGAATAACTATTGTGTGTTTCTGTTGGTTTGAATTAGCATCATAAAATACACAGTACCATAACATAGATGGTCTTGTATTCAGTGCATTGTATAAGCAAGGTGGTTATATGGAATACAGAGATTATTGTTGTGTGCCCTCCATGCAACAAAACAACATGTCAGATGATGCTATTCATGTTTATTTTAAACATGCTTAAATTCACTTAAAATTACCttattgctgttgctgctttgaAGGTTATGGGTGTTGACACAAGAAGGAAAGGTAGAGAAGACAGGGAGATCAGAATGTGcaaatataatgtatttattataaAGCACTGCGCTGTATAAAATTAGACCCAAGTTGATGGAAGATTCTTATCATGGTGGTGATCACCCATTTTGTTTGTCTTGCAGGCCTCCGTGGCTGCCTGACTCGTTATCTGCACAGTGTTATAGCCACGGTAAGAAGAGTCCTAGGCTAGAATGGGGATGTGATAAAAGGTTGTGGTATTGTCACAAGGTCAGAGGACAGAAATCCTGACAGACACTAGTGTCTCTGTTTGTTCTTCTGCAGCCATCCTTGCCCACCACAGCCTTCCATGGCCAAACTGTCCTTGCACGAAGTTTTGCAGTTGAAGCAAAGAAGACATTTGTACGAGACAAACCACACGTCAATGTTGGAACTATTGGGCATGTGGACCACGGCAAGACCACATTAACAGCAGCCATCACCAAAAGTGAGGGGTGGGGTGTTTTGGTAATGGCTATTAGAGAAAGACCAAATAGGTAGAGAACTGACCTGGCTCTCTAACCACCATGCTTTAATTTTTGAGTGTGCTCCTCCCTGAATTTAATACAAGGTTGGGGACTTTATCTACCCCAGACCAACAGTTTTAATTTCTACAACTCCTGGACCTGATAAAAGCTGCTAGTTTAAGAAAAGTCAGCTGGAATCCAGGAGGCAAATCCAGCTCTCAAAGGCTTTCCACAAAGCCTCCAGTATAGCTCGAATCCCAAAATCTCACACCACTGTGGAACGCTTCACTGCTGAGACATAGGCAAAGGCCTCCGCAGTTTGAACAGCAAGACATGTACTATACATCTCAGTTGCTCAGTCCCTTGACAAGCCTGGGTGTGTGAAAATGGGCCCTTAGGTGTCCAAAGGAAGGGGCCAAAGCCTCAGACTTCAGAGAACGGAGTTCAGGAGCCCTTTGGCTGTGCCTGCTGACCTATTCCTACACTAGCTAAGACATCGTCTTTGCTGAGCTTTCAGTCCTTGAAATAtggtctctcttttttaaaaaattgctgctgACCAGGGCACCATAGTAACTTTTCTTTTTAGAAAACTCAAGAACTCTGTTCACCCCCTTCTACTGTTCCTTCCAGTTTTGGAAGAGGCTGGAGGTGCGAGGTTCAAGAAATATGAAGAAATTGATAATGCACCAGAAGAGAAGGCACGTGGAATCACAATCAATGCCTCACATGTCGAATATTCAACAGCCAACCGCCATTATTCCCACACAGATTGTCCTGGGCATGCTGATTATGTCAAGGTATGTGTGAGGTAATGGGATTCTAAGAAAGCCCTGAAAACTCCCATGTTCCTTAACCAGAATTTCTAACAGAAAATGCCTGATACCTGCAAATTTTCAAAATACTTAGCTGATTAAGGAGGACTGCCAAGATCTAGAATATTTCCTTATATCCGTATGATGGATAGTTTCATCCAAGCCATATCAAACCTTATGATGCTGGTTTCTCAAAGAGTCCATGTGAGAGAGAAACCATAGCCTGACATGTTCCTTTTGTCTAGAACATGATCACTGGAACAGCACCACTGGATGGCTGTATCCTTGTAGTGGCTGCAACAGATGGACAGATGCCGCAGACAAAGGAGCACCTTCTGCTTGCTAGACAGGTGAGGTTGTGGTCTTGGGGTGAAGATGGTTATGGTGATCTAGTGTGTACTTCTGAGAATATCTTGGGTGCTTCTCTTGAGCAGGGCTGGAAGTCTTGAGAAGGGTGCAATGTATGTATGTGTTGTCATTTTTTCCCCCCCATCACCTCAGATAGGAGTGAAGGATGTTGTAGTGTATATCAACAAAGCTGATGCAGTCGATGATCCAGAGATGTTGGAGTTGGTGGAGCTGGAGATCCGTGAGCTGCTCACAGAGTTTGGCTATCAGGGAGAGACAACTCCTGTTGTTGTAGGCTCTGCTCTGTGTGCCTTGGAGGTCAGTGATGTTTGTACACATGTGGGTCTCTGAGCCTCATTTCTTGGCATTATTTCTTACCTTCTTTAATCTTCTGTCCCTGCTCTTTGCAGCACCGAAACCCAGAGTTGGGTTTGAACTCTATAATGAAGCTGTTGGATGTGGTGGATACACACATCCCTTTGCCACAGCGTGAGCTTGACAAACCCTTCCTGCTTCCCATAGAGCACACTTACTCCATACCAGGTACTAAACCTCTTTAGTTGGTCACCCTTGCTTTAAGGGAGTGGCTGTCCTGTATCCCCATTGCCTATGCTAGCATAACATTGGTTTATTCCAGGCCGAGGCACTGTTGTAACTGGTACTCTTGAACGTGGTAATATCAAGAAAGGAGAAGAATGTGAATTCGTAGGGCACAACCGGAATTTGCGCTCTGTGGTAACTGGTAAGCCCTttagattttccacaagacttctcAACTTCCTGGTCCTGTCTTTTTCATGGTGTGACTGGGATAAATACCCTTATACTACTGAGGTTGCCCTTCATAGGAAAGTGGCAGTCACAAGAAGCAAAGTTGTGGTTGGGCGGGGGAAGGCTCCATGAAGTTTACAGTCAGTAATGATGCTCCATTGACTCCAGGTATTGAGATGTTCCACAAACAACTGGATCGGGCAGAGGCTGGTGACAATGTGGGAGCTTTGGTGCGGGGGCTGAAGCGAGAAGATGTACGGCGGGGAATGGTTATGTGTAAGCCAGGCTCCATTCACCCACACCAGAAGGTCGAGGCTCAGGTAAGCAGGCAAAGAACTACTAAACATCTTATAACAGGCATTATGATGGGAAGCTCTTTTCTATTCCATGGAAAAATGAAGGCAAGATAGAGCTAGATTACTACTGCTCTTAAGGCTTAATTTGAAGGTCATATGTTTCTGCTAGTACTGCTTATgctaacagtttttaaaaaagcagggtcTTCCCTAATGTGCAATAGTTCTAGACAAGGCAAACAAGTCATATTTCCCTTTCCTAGGTTTACGTCCTGAGTAAAGAAGAAGGTGGTCGTCACAAACCTTTTGTTTCCAACTTTACACCTGTCATGTTTTCTCTGACCTGGGACATGGCCTGCCGTGTAGACTTGCCCGCAGGGAAGGTGTGTCTCTATCAGTCTTTCTCTACCCCACCCCTTTTCCATAAGCATTGCTGAAAGGTTTTTCATGTCATCTTCATGGAGTAGTTATCTCTTGCTCTGCTTTATTTTTGATGCCTGTTCACTATAAACAGGCACAACAACTTCTGAGTATTTCACAGCTCTTTTCTTCCCTTCTTTAGGAAATGGTGATGCCAGGTGAGGATGCCTCCTTTGTTTTGGTATTGCGGCAGCCCATGGTTTTAGAAGAGGGACAGCGATTCACATTAAGAGATGGAAACAAAACCATTGGCACTGGAGTGGTCACAAAGACACTA belongs to Rhineura floridana isolate rRhiFlo1 chromosome 11, rRhiFlo1.hap2, whole genome shotgun sequence and includes:
- the TUFM gene encoding elongation factor Tu, mitochondrial isoform X1, translated to MASRALLVARGGLCGGVIGLRGCLTRYLHSVIATPSLPTTAFHGQTVLARSFAVEAKKTFVRDKPHVNVGTIGHVDHGKTTLTAAITKILEEAGGARFKKYEEIDNAPEEKARGITINASHVEYSTANRHYSHTDCPGHADYVKNMITGTAPLDGCILVVAATDGQMPQTKEHLLLARQIGVKDVVVYINKADAVDDPEMLELVELEIRELLTEFGYQGETTPVVVGSALCALEHRNPELGLNSIMKLLDVVDTHIPLPQRELDKPFLLPIEHTYSIPGRGTVVTGTLERGNIKKGEECEFVGHNRNLRSVVTGIEMFHKQLDRAEAGDNVGALVRGLKREDVRRGMVMCKPGSIHPHQKVEAQVYVLSKEEGGRHKPFVSNFTPVMFSLTWDMACRVDLPAGKEMVMPGEDASFVLVLRQPMVLEEGQRFTLRDGNKTIGTGVVTKTLPLTEADEEKWAK
- the TUFM gene encoding elongation factor Tu, mitochondrial isoform X2, coding for MASRALLVARGGLCGGVIGLRGCLTRYLHSVIATPSLPTTAFHGQTVLARSFAVEAKKTFVRDKPHVNVGTIGHVDHGKTTLTAAITKILEEAGGARFKKYEEIDNAPEEKARGITINASHVEYSTANRHYSHTDCPGHADYVKNMITGTAPLDGCILVVAATDGQMPQTKEHLLLARQIGVKDVVVYINKADAVDDPEMLELVELEIRELLTEFGYQGETTPVVVGSALCALEHRNPELGLNSIMKLLDVVDTHIPLPQRELDKPFLLPIEHTYSIPGRGTVVTGTLERGNIKKGEECEFVGHNRNLRSVVTGIEMFHKQLDRAEAGDNVGALVRGLKREDVRRGMVMCKPGSIHPHQKVEAQEMVMPGEDASFVLVLRQPMVLEEGQRFTLRDGNKTIGTGVVTKTLPLTEADEEKWAK
- the TUFM gene encoding elongation factor Tu, mitochondrial isoform X3, yielding MASRALLVARGGLCGGVIGLRGCLTRYLHSVIATPSLPTTAFHGQTVLARSFAVEAKKTFVRDKPHVNVGTIGHVDHGKTTLTAAITKILEEAGGARFKKYEEIDNAPEEKARGITINASHVEYSTANRHYSHTDCPGHADYVKNMITGTAPLDGCILVVAATDGQMPQTKEHLLLARQHRNPELGLNSIMKLLDVVDTHIPLPQRELDKPFLLPIEHTYSIPGRGTVVTGTLERGNIKKGEECEFVGHNRNLRSVVTGIEMFHKQLDRAEAGDNVGALVRGLKREDVRRGMVMCKPGSIHPHQKVEAQVYVLSKEEGGRHKPFVSNFTPVMFSLTWDMACRVDLPAGKEMVMPGEDASFVLVLRQPMVLEEGQRFTLRDGNKTIGTGVVTKTLPLTEADEEKWAK